One Cystobacter ferrugineus genomic window, ACAACCAGCTCCCCATGGAGCCGCATACGCCGGGGACGGATCACCACTCACCTGGCTTCAACACCACCAACCTCCACGTGCATGGGTTGCACGTCTCGCCCGCTGGAAACTCGGACAACGTGATGCTCGAGATTGTCCCTGGCCAGCAGTTCCAGTACGAGATCAAGATCCCGAGGGATCATCCCGCGGGGACCTACTGGTATCACCCCCACAGGCACGGCTCGGTCGCGATCCAGGTCTCCAACGGCCTGGCCGGTGCCTTGATCATCCGCGGTGACATCGACGAGGTTCCCGCGATCAAGGCGGCCCGGGAGCAGATCCTGGTCATCCAGCAGATTCCCTACGTCGTCAACGAGCAGACGAAGCTCGGCCAGGTGGAACCCGGTGACCTGGTGGATGGCCATACTGTCTTCTTCCCCGGCAACTGGGAGGCGATGAAGCGGCGCTTCACCATCAATGGAGAAGTCGAGCCGACCCTCCAGATGCGGCCGGGAGAGGTCCAGCGCTGGCGGTTCATCCACGCGGGCTTCCGCAAGAAACTCGAGGTCAAGCTGGTCAGGCGCGACCCCAAGACGGGCGCCGAGGAGATCCTGCCTCAATACCTGATCGCGCTGGATGGCATTACGACGGGCAGCATCGATGCGCTGGAAGAGGTTGAATTGCATCCCGCGTACCGTGCCGACGTGCTGGTGCGCGCGACCGACAACGCGGGCAATGCCTTGCCGGAGGGCACCTACTGGCTCGTGGACGGGACCCAGGGCGCCAGCGCCGAGAGCAGGAACCTAGCCCGCGTCGTGGTGAAGGGGCCTCAAGTCATGATGGGGCTGCCCACGGAGATGGAACTGGCTCCCCTGGCTCCCTTCATGGACATCCCGGTGGACCGTGACATCCCCGTGCAGAAGGTGAAGTTCGAACTCAGGATCGACTCGGTGCCTCCCATGGGGCTGATCAATGGCGAGACGTTCGATGCCAGCAAGTCACGCAAGCTCCTGTTGGGTGCGGAGGAGGAATGGGAGGTCTCGTCCCCAACGGAACACGAGGACTCCGACCCGAGCCACGTTTACTTTAATGAGGGTCATCCCTTCCACATCCACCTCAACCCCTTCCAGTGCGACATCAAGCTCAAGGGGGTCGGCGGGGTGAAGCAAAAGCGAGTCTGGAAGGATACGATCTTCGTGGAGCCCGGCCAGATTCCCGTGAAGTTGCGCACCCGCTACGAGCGCTACGTCGGGATGTTCATGCTCCACTGCCACATCCTGGACCATGAGGATTTCGGGATGATGGAGATGATTGAGATCGTGCTGCCGGGTGGCATGAACATGCCGGGCGGCGGCGGGGGACACGGGGGACACCTCCACTGACCGTCCGCGGGCAGGCGCCGCCCCACTCCGGTGGGCGCGGCGGCTTCACGCGCCGTTGAGGGCCAGGTGGCGCACCGCCTGACGGTTGAAGGGCTTGCGCAGCTCCCTCAACAGGTGGGAGTCACCGAACTCCTGGATGACCTGCGCCCAGGAGTAGTCGGAGTAGGCCGAGCAGAGCACCACCCGGAGCGAGGGGGCCACCTGCCGCAGGCGCCGGAGGGTTTCGGCGCCATTCCACCCGGGCGGCATCCGGTAGTCCAGAAAGGCCATCTCGTAGGGCCGTCCGGCCGCCAGGGCCTCCTTGACCTTGGCGACACCCTCTTGTCCCTGGAAGGCGGAATCCACCTCGAACATCGGCTTGTCGGAGCCGTTGTCGCGCGAGTGCGTCTCGCCGAAGAGGGCCTCTTCCAACTGGTCGAGCTCGTCCCGGCTCCGGGGTGGCTCTTCCTGCAGGATCCGGCGGAAATCCAGGTGGATGGCCTCGGAGTCGTCGATGACGAGAATCCGCCGCTTGCTCTCGTGGGTGCTCATGTCCCCTCCTGAACAGGATGATAAGGGATTTCCAACGTGAAGGTGGCGCCCTTGCCGGGGCCATCGCTGTGGACCGCCAGGGTGCCCCCCAGCTCCTGGGCCGCCAGGGCACTGGAGTGCAACCCGAAGCCATGTCCCTCCGCACGGGTGGTGAAGCCAAACTGGAAGATGCGTGTGAGCATCTCCGGCGCGATGCCCATCCCATTGTCGTGCAGCTCGATGCGGACCTGGTCGTGGGTGGCACGTTCCAGCTTGATGCGAAGGAGCCGCTCGCTCACGGGCACGTGGTCCATGGCGTACTTGGCGTTGCTGACCAGGTTGACCAGGATCATCAGCAGCTTGTGCTTGTCGGTGAGCACCTGCGGCAGCGACTCGAGCTGCCGCTCGAGCTTCACCTGATGCCGCGACAGCCCCGCCGAGTTGATGCGCAGCGAGTCCTCCACCAACTGGGTCAGCAGGACGGGTTCCTGCACCTTGGGTAGCCGGGCGTAGTCCTGCTGGACCTTGACGATCTCCCCGATGTGCTCGGAGTAGCGGCCCACGTCATCGAGCAGGGAGATCACCTCCCGGCGCTCGTCCACCAGGTTCTGGCCGAGCTTGTTCAGGAAGGGGAGCAGGTGGCGTCCCCGCTCGTCCTGGAGGAAGGAGGCGAGGTCGGACTGGCGCTCCTGGAGCATGGTGGCGACGCGGGTCACCTGCTCCAGGCGCATCTCCGTCACCCGCTCCTTGGCGACCTGGGACGAGGTGTAGACGCTGTTGAGCACGTTGCCCACGTTGTGCAGGACGTTGGTGGCGATCTCCGCCATGCCCGTGCGCCGTGCCGTCTGGACGAGCTGCTGGTGGACCTCCTTCAGCTCCCGGGTGCGCTCCTCCACCCGCTGCTCCAGCCCGTCATTGGCCACGCGCAGCTCTTCCTCGCGGTGTTGGATGCGATCGGCCATGACGCGGAAGGCCCGGGCGAGCTGCCCCAGCTCATCCTGCCGCTGGGTGTCCAGCTCGACCTTGAACTCGCCGGCCGCGATGCGCGCCGTGGTCTGGGTGATGCCAATCAAGGGACGGGTGATCTGCTCGCGGAGGACCCAGGACACGATGGCCAGCTCGAGCACCAGAGACAGCACACCGAGCAGCAGCACGATGCGCGCCGCGCTCAGGGCGCCCTGGGTCACCACGTGCTCGGGCTGGATCGTGGCGAAGAACCACCCGGTGCCATGCATCTGGGCCACGGCGACATACTCGCCATACTCCGGCAGCGCGAACGCGTCATGCCCCTCCCGGGTCTTCATCCGCTCGAGGATGCCACGCAGGTGGACCTGCTGCGCCTCGGCGCTGCTCTGCCCGGGGGCGCGTTTCAGGTCCAGCTCGGGGTGGGCGATGATCTGGCCATCCTCGCGGAAGATGACGTTGTACGCGGAGGGCAGGTGGTCGCCGAGGGTGCGGGCCATCAGCTCCTCGAGCAGGATGTCGTGGCTGACGGACGCGACATACTGGCCATCCATGTCCAGGGGCGTGGTGGCCACGGTCACCCATTTGCCGCTGACCTGCTCTTTGTAGACGCTGGTCCAGCGCGTCTCCCGCCGCGGGTTGTTCTCGGGCAGGCTGGAGAGGAAATACTCCGCGTTGGCCACCGAGGCATCCGCCGGGGCCTCCTGGCTGTAGGTGGGGCGCTCGGGCCAGTAGATGAGGCCTGGTTGCTCGGCCAGGGTGATGAAGGTGTCCTTGAATCGCACGAGGAACGCGGGCCCGTACTGGCTGAGCACCTCGTACCCGGCCACGAGCCGGCGGCGCATCCAGTCGTCCACGGGGATGCCCCGGGGAACGAACAGCCCCACCTGACGCGTGCCGTCGAAGCCCTCGGGACGGTTGCGGATGCTGCCATCGGGGAGACGAACGAACAGGCGCTCGAAGCGGGCGTTTACTTCCTCCTGGGGGAGGGCGCGGATGCTCTCCTCCAGGGCCCGATTGAAGGCGGCGTGGTTGTCTTCGGCGAGCTTGAAGATGGCTTCCTCTCGGGTGGCGCGCTCCGCTACGTGCCGCTCCAACGTGTCCAGCGCCTCGGTGCGCAGGGTGTGGAACATGTGCAGGTAGCTGAAGAGCGTGGAGAGGACGATGACCACCGCGATGCGCGCGCCCATCTTGATGAGCGTCGATCGGGCGAGAGGAGCACGAGGTGGAGACGAGTGAGGCATGAAAGGAGTCGACCTGCGGTGCCAGCGCTGGGAGGGGGTGCCCAGCGCGATCGATGGCCTGCTGTGGAGTGTCCGGCGGAACGCATCGTGGCGTGAGTGACAGTAGCACCGGCTCATTCGCCATGCCCGGGTGACCAGGGATGCTCGTGCTGGGCTCGCCTTCGCCGGGGATGGAGGTGAATCGCTACAAAGTCTGGACGCCTGGCATTCCAGCTCGCCCGGGAGGGAACCGGAGCAAAGGGCAGACGTCTCCCCGCCCGCCTCGCGGGGATGTGACCTGGACTTCACCAGGAGATGAATTCAACTTGACTCTGGGTGTGGAGCTTCCCGCGCTGGAGTGATATCCCCGGTGTCCTCTCGAGCTGGGGGGGTCTCATGGATGAGTCGTCAGTCACGCCAGGGCAAGTGTCGGTGTTGGTCTCCAACCAACCAGGAGCTCATCGCCCGGGGCGCCAGCAAGCGCGACGAGGCGGGCATCTACTTCGCGGGCTATGCCCGCAGCGTGCGCGTGCTGGAGTCCATCATGGACAGCCAGATCGGCGGCAGGAGCGGGTTCATGCGCGACCGGCTCCTGTGCGAGATGCGCTCCGACCTGGGGGGCTTCTATTACATTCCCAATCAGCGTGAGCTCGGACTCGAGGCCGTGCCGGTGCGCGTCTTCGGGGAGACGGACTGGACGTACTTCCCGGGTGTGAACTGGAACCGCCTGGACCGGCACTACCAGCTTCGCTCGTCCAACGGGTATATGTATTACAACCACCGGGACTACCTGTTCCGGATGTCCACCCTGTCGGCCGCCGAGCGCGAGAAGTACCTGCCTCCCTCGCCCCGGGTCCTCCAACTGCTGGGCATCGCCTTCTCCCGCTGGCAGGACAACTGGTACTTCGACCGCTCCCAGCGCGAGCTCAAGCACTTGTGTGCCTATGTCGCGGAGAAGTACGGCCCCGAGAAGGCCCGGGAGGTGATGGCCCTGCCCGTCATGGAGCGCATGGGCTGGACCATCAAGGTGAGCCTGGGGGATGTCTTCACGAGCGAGGAGTATGGCTTCCGGGGCCGCCGCCGCGATGAGTATGGCAATTGGTACAACGGCGCCGATACCTACACGCTCAACGCCCATGAGCTCATCGTGGGCGCCCTGCCCAACCTGGGGCTCGGCCAGGGCCGCTACGTCATCGACTACGCCCGGAAGGACGAGGAGATCGGCAACTTCTTCGCCGGCTTGAGCCATGCCTCGGGCGTGGGCCACCTGGTGCCCGGCTTCCAACGCGCCCTGGACCTGGGCCTCGAGGGGCTCGCGGTCGATGTGAAGGGCCGGAGGGATCGGGAGAGCGATCCGAAGAAGCGCTCGTTCTACGAGGCGGCCCTGCTCTCGCTCGAGGGTGTCCAGGACTACTGCCGGGCCTACGCGCGGCTCGCGAAGAAGGAGTCGGAGGCCTTCCGGGAAGGCAGCCTCGAGCGGCGCAACCTGCTGGCCATCTCCACCCGGATGACCTCACTGGTGACGGAGCGTCCCCGCACCCTGCTCGAGGCCGCCCAGCTCATCTTCACCCTGCATGCCTGCCTGCACCTCATTGGTGAGCCCACCGCCATCGGCCGGCTCGACCAGATGCTCCATCCCTTCTACGAGAAGGATCTCGCCGCCGGGCACCTCGACGCCGAGCAGGCCCAGGAGATCATCGACTGCTTCTGGCTCAAGGTGGGCGAGAAGGTGCAGCTCAACCGGCAGTTCGTCGAGGACCACCAGCCCTACGGCAACCTCGCCATGGGCGGCTCCAGCGGCAACTACCCGCAGGGGGCCGCGAACAACCAGTGGATCCAACAGGTGACGGTGGGCGGCACCGTGGCCGACGATGCGCCGGGCGCGGGCAAGCCGGCCTACAACGCCATCACCCTGTTCTGCCTGCGCGCCGCGCGGCGCCTGCCCCTCAACGCCCCCCTGCCTGTCGCTGCGCGTGCGCAAGGACATCCCCCCCGAGTACCTGCACGAGGCCTCGCTCTCCATCCTCAGTGGCGGCGCGCACCCCATCCTGCTCAGCGACGAGAAGATCATCCCCGGCCTGCTGCACAGCGGGGACCGGGTGGGCGATGGCTCCACTCCCACCGCGTACACCCCCGTGAAGGACAAGGCCAAGGGGACGTGGCGCAACCAGGTCACCCTCCGGGCCGCGCGCGACTACGCGTGCGATGGCTGCTACGAGCCTCAGTTCGTGGGCCAGAACTGGTTCACCCTGGGCGGTCTGTGCGCCCTCGAGTCGCTCGAGGCCGCGCTCAACCAGGGCAAGAGCTGGACGAGCGCCGGCCCCATGTTCTTCCGCGGCCAGCGCGTGTCCTTCACCTCGGAGCCCGCGCGGGAGATCACCTCGTACGAGCAGTTGGAGGATCTCTTCATCAAGCACCTGCGCTGGATGTACGCCAGGCAGGCCGATGGGCTGCTCTCCGCGTTCGGCACCATGAGCGCCGTGTGCCCCTCGCCCCTCTTGTCCGTGTTCATCGATGACTGCCTCGACAAGGGGCTCGACCTCTACGAGGGCGGAGCGCGCTACCACGTCGTGGCTCCGTGCTTCACGGCCCTGACCACGACCATCAACTCGCTCTACGCCATCCAGAAGATGGTCTTCGACAAGACCACCGCCGTGACGTCCCTGCCGGAGCTGGTGCAGGCACTCCTGTGCGACTGGGGCTACAAGATGGAGGAGCCCTTCATCAGCACGCTCGCGGGACCCGCGCGCATCCAGGCCCAGGCCGAGCGTTTCCAGCAACTGCGCGCGGTGGCGCTGGAGCTGCCCCGCTACGGCCGCGAGAAGA contains:
- a CDS encoding ATP-binding protein; this encodes MGARIAVVIVLSTLFSYLHMFHTLRTEALDTLERHVAERATREEAIFKLAEDNHAAFNRALEESIRALPQEEVNARFERLFVRLPDGSIRNRPEGFDGTRQVGLFVPRGIPVDDWMRRRLVAGYEVLSQYGPAFLVRFKDTFITLAEQPGLIYWPERPTYSQEAPADASVANAEYFLSSLPENNPRRETRWTSVYKEQVSGKWVTVATTPLDMDGQYVASVSHDILLEELMARTLGDHLPSAYNVIFREDGQIIAHPELDLKRAPGQSSAEAQQVHLRGILERMKTREGHDAFALPEYGEYVAVAQMHGTGWFFATIQPEHVVTQGALSAARIVLLLGVLSLVLELAIVSWVLREQITRPLIGITQTTARIAAGEFKVELDTQRQDELGQLARAFRVMADRIQHREEELRVANDGLEQRVEERTRELKEVHQQLVQTARRTGMAEIATNVLHNVGNVLNSVYTSSQVAKERVTEMRLEQVTRVATMLQERQSDLASFLQDERGRHLLPFLNKLGQNLVDERREVISLLDDVGRYSEHIGEIVKVQQDYARLPKVQEPVLLTQLVEDSLRINSAGLSRHQVKLERQLESLPQVLTDKHKLLMILVNLVSNAKYAMDHVPVSERLLRIKLERATHDQVRIELHDNGMGIAPEMLTRIFQFGFTTRAEGHGFGLHSSALAAQELGGTLAVHSDGPGKGATFTLEIPYHPVQEGT
- a CDS encoding response regulator; translated protein: MSTHESKRRILVIDDSEAIHLDFRRILQEEPPRSRDELDQLEEALFGETHSRDNGSDKPMFEVDSAFQGQEGVAKVKEALAAGRPYEMAFLDYRMPPGWNGAETLRRLRQVAPSLRVVLCSAYSDYSWAQVIQEFGDSHLLRELRKPFNRQAVRHLALNGA
- a CDS encoding pyruvate formate lyase family protein — encoded protein: MRRARASRPTTPSPCSACAPRGACPSTPPCLSLRVRKDIPPEYLHEASLSILSGGAHPILLSDEKIIPGLLHSGDRVGDGSTPTAYTPVKDKAKGTWRNQVTLRAARDYACDGCYEPQFVGQNWFTLGGLCALESLEAALNQGKSWTSAGPMFFRGQRVSFTSEPAREITSYEQLEDLFIKHLRWMYARQADGLLSAFGTMSAVCPSPLLSVFIDDCLDKGLDLYEGGARYHVVAPCFTALTTTINSLYAIQKMVFDKTTAVTSLPELVQALLCDWGYKMEEPFISTLAGPARIQAQAERFQQLRAVALELPRYGREKNAELAAFGNRILQRVAEAGVSVFTDPAEPTAEKMVRIAQRLGTPDKPFGGFQIQPGTGTFENYVEFGATCGASADGRRLGQPLASDLSPTPSVADLPLEHQEARFLDALEGFTGPGADAFTSGAPTDFNIREDFPVASLEQVLHRFAQGQGANILTITCANPETFAGAAEDPEKYNLLRVRMGGWSEFFVAMYPAHQAQHQRRPLSDAAAPK
- a CDS encoding multicopper oxidase family protein, with product MEKSKDLVKARHGGHPGHPHPGHPHLHPHPHPGEVDVRLELKYAINKIATALVDGQAQGFDTVNLRSYNGKLVGPVIEARPGDTLNILLDNQLPMEPHTPGTDHHSPGFNTTNLHVHGLHVSPAGNSDNVMLEIVPGQQFQYEIKIPRDHPAGTYWYHPHRHGSVAIQVSNGLAGALIIRGDIDEVPAIKAAREQILVIQQIPYVVNEQTKLGQVEPGDLVDGHTVFFPGNWEAMKRRFTINGEVEPTLQMRPGEVQRWRFIHAGFRKKLEVKLVRRDPKTGAEEILPQYLIALDGITTGSIDALEEVELHPAYRADVLVRATDNAGNALPEGTYWLVDGTQGASAESRNLARVVVKGPQVMMGLPTEMELAPLAPFMDIPVDRDIPVQKVKFELRIDSVPPMGLINGETFDASKSRKLLLGAEEEWEVSSPTEHEDSDPSHVYFNEGHPFHIHLNPFQCDIKLKGVGGVKQKRVWKDTIFVEPGQIPVKLRTRYERYVGMFMLHCHILDHEDFGMMEMIEIVLPGGMNMPGGGGGHGGHLH